CGTCTCCCTCGAGCTTCGCAGCCGAGACGGGTGCTGCCGGCCCTCTGGCCGCGCTCCCCTGGTCGTTAGGGCTTTTCTTGATCCTAAAGTTTCCATGTGAGTTTTACAGTAAGATTGTCGTTTTCTGCAGAAGGTGTTGCCCGGATCCGGATTGGGATGgtgcggccccggccccggccccatgTTAGCAGGTCCGGGGTGGGCGCCCGGGGCCTCAGCACTCGCCCTCTCCCCTCAGGGTGTCTGTGCCGCTGCTGAAGATGCTGGACCAGATGCTGGCCAATGGGTGCTTCGACCTCTTCACCGCGGAGCAGGAGTAAGTGCCCCGCTTGCCACCCCCTCGTGCCGACCGAGCCAGGGGAGGCCGAGCCGCGACTCCAGGAGGCGGTTTCTGGCACGTTCAGGGCGGCCCGTGCCATCAGGACGCCTCGGCTGCCCCAGTGAGGCTGGGCTGTGCCTCTGGCCAGGCTCCTCCTGTGGCACCTGCTGCCCAGGTGGGAAAAGGCCCAAGCAGCTGAggtgccccccctgccccccagcccccgacCCCACCTGGGCCGGGGCCTGGCAGTCAGGGCGGTCGTGGGCAGCGTGGAGCGTCTTGACTGTCACGGGGGCGGGGCTGGTGCTTGCATGCGGGGCTGGGCATGGGCCCCACCACCCGAGAGCGGGGGCAGCTCCCGCACTGAGCTCCGGCCTGCCTTGTTAGGAGCCTCACGACCTTCCCCGCGTCCCAGGCTCGAGGGCTCTGCCTCTGGTGCCTTGTGTCCCGCGCGTGGGCACGTCTCAGGGGCTGGGAAGGAGCTGCGCCAGGTGGGCCCCCAGAGGTGTGTGCTCGCACCTGGAGTCCTCTTTGTGGGCGGGGGCCTTTCTGCCATTTCTGGGGGCTCTCACCCCCGCCCACCCGAGTCCCCTCCGTGGCCTCCTGTCCTGTGGGTTTTGTTTGGTGTCGAGTGTCCGGTGCAGGGGAGTCCAGGGCCTGTTCCCCGCTTCTGCTGCGTCGCTGACCCTCCGGCGTCAGGGCGCCGTCCGCACTCCCGGGCGCGGCCACCCGCTGGGGGTGGTGTCCTTACGCAGATTGTCACCCGGCTCGCCGACCTGCTGTTTGGAGGCCTAAACGTATTTTCCCCCtttgaaaatctcaaaataaaacagTGGGACAGAGTGTCCTGCTGTAAACggctctttttatttctctttaattttgccAGTTTCTGTTGACGAACCGTGAGGTCTTCTGCTTTGGCGCATGCACGTTCGGGGCAGAGTCTACTGCACGACGCGCTTTATTACCGTTTGCTCCCTGTGGGTCAGGCTGCAGCCCCTTCGTGTGACCCGGACTCTGCCCCGGGGCCGTGCGTGCTGCCGGCCTGGTGTGTCGCTCTCGGGGCTGCGGCCCCCGACGGCCTCCGACCGCTCACGGGCTCGCTCATCTCCTTTGCAAGCAACCCGCTCGGCCTCCCGCCTGCGTCTCTCTGTCCGTCGGTCCGGCTGCCGTGTCCCCTCCGTCCTGTTCTCTCTGATGAATTCAGGGACGTCTGTTATTCCAGCGGGACGTCCCACTCTCCTTCTCTTTCACTGGCCGCCCAGAGGCCAATTTCCTGcacttttcctcttcctggaaaaCCAGGGATGTTTACGTGTTCCCTGTCTTCCCTCGGGTGACGTGGGCTCGCTGCGTCGTGTTACACGCACACGTTCACTCCCTGCTGTTGTGTGCACTTGATGCTGAGCGTGTCCacgtctgcctctgcctcctacGCGCCTCGCTGGGCCCGCCCCAGCCTGcgtcctgtgtttctgcctcaaGAACCCCCGTCTGCGGCTCCTCGTGATGCCGCTGGCAGTGAAcgttttctggttttatttgcaAGTTACTTTCGAGGATATGGGGTTCTAGGCAGACGTTTTACTTCGGGACCTAAACATCTTCCGACTTGTGTTCCTGTTGAGACGTGGCCTGTGAACCTGGAGTCCGAGGCGGTCGGGTTTTCACCGCCTCCTTTGAGGATCATCTCCGAGGAGTCTCAACATTTCTACCCGTCGAGTGGGTCCAGTGGGTCACATACTCCTCTGTCCTACCAGGAATTTCTTAAACTTGAAGATGtggctttgttttcatttgttctgaAAAATTCTTGGCCGCCCTCCCCGAAGGCCGGCCGCGTCCCACGTTCCTCCGTGCCTCAGTGGTTCTGACTTGTCCTCCACTTGCCGGCTTCCTCCTAGCGTGTTTCTGCCAAATTCACGGCTGGGGTTCTTATTTTTGGTTTTCGTATTTTTTCAGATGCGGCTTTCTATTTGGTCTGTCGTGCAGCTGCCAGCCCCTTGCCCTCCTGGGTGCGGTGCTGCGGTCTTCCCGCACACTTCTGGTCTCCTCGTGGGGTGTCTGGTTTCTAAGCCCGCGGGTGGGCCTTCTCGTTTGCTTATTCGTTGTCTGGACGCTGCATTTGAGACGTTGCGTGTGCAAGTGACTGCGGCAGCAGATGAGCTTGGCTGCAGGGCTCTGCGGGCGGGTGGTAGCGATCCGGAGCCGCCCTGACCCACATCCGCCCCGGGGGCTCTGGCCTGCCTGCAGCAGGTGCACCCTCCACCTGGGGGAGCCTTCCGGGCTTGTCAGGCGCAAGCCCTCGTCGGGACCAAGCTTCGGGTCTTGTGGCGGCTGGATTCTGGGGACGGCATGCTCAGGTCCTCTGGCGGTCGGTCCGCCCGGGTGCTGAGGCGGTGCATGCCCGGTGCCCGACTCCCCCCTGGGAGTGGAGGCAGTGAGCATCCCACCTGCCGCATGCAGAAGGGCCTCGGGGTCCAGGTGGGGAGGTGCCGCCGCCAGAGAGGTGGCAGCGGAGAAATGGGGCGCGTGGCTCCCAGTGCAAGTAGCCGTCAGCCGCTGTGTCCCAGACGGCAGCGGGAGGGTGGGGTTGTCCCCAGGCCCGGAGGACGGCCGGGAGGGAGGGGCGGACGTGGGCCGCTCAGGCTCCGTGAGGAATGGCAGGGAGCGGCTTGCGCAGCAGGTCTGGAGGCAGGAGGTCAGGGTGCCAGCGACCCAGGCCTGGTTTGCTGAGGGACCTTCCACTCTTCGCACAGCAGAGGGCGGCCACCTCATGTCTGTTGCCCTGAAGGCACTCGGGGCATCGTGGGGACTCAGTCTCACGGCCTACGTGCTTCTGAGGTCCCACCTGGTAATACCTTCACGTGGGGTATTCAGGGGGCTTTGTGTGGAGCGGGGGGCACAGGGGTTCAGCCTGGAGCATGAACGCTTGGCCTGAGATGCTCATTAGATCCCGGAGGAGATGGACCTAGAGCCTGGAACCCCAGGGAAGCCCCAGAGGGTGGTGTGTGAACCCTGGAGGCCAGCACGGGAGTGGCTGTGGACAAGAAGGGGCCCCTGGTGGGGCTGTGGGGTGTCCCTCTGTTAGGACAGGGAGCAGAGGGGACACAGGGCCTGGGTGGTGTGAGCCACGGGGTCATGTGGGTGGAGGACACGGAGGTCACTTGGTACCGAACAGGCAGGGAGCTGTGGGGAGAAgcctgcggggggagggggctggaccCCTGTGGGCGACAGGGACCTggacagggtgggtgggggagccGCTCTCCCTGAGGACAAGGAAGAGGTCATGGGTGGCGGGGCCCCCGGGGCGACAGTGGCGTGCAGGAGCCTGTGTCGTGGGGACCCTTGCTGGTTGGCCTCCTGCTGTCCCTGGCGGCGGCGGCATGGAGGGGGACGTGCGTCCACGTGTGTCCAGGGGCCGCGCCTGATTCCGAGCCGGTCGTCCTTCCTTGGGTCGGGGTGGAGCCTGCCCTCGCTGTGCCCGCCGCGGGCGGGGGTCGGGGCGCGCCCGGCTCTGGTCCTCAGGGCCCTCCCGCCGGCTGGGGAAGGTGTGCAGGTCCGTGGGCGCTCGAGCTCACCGCAGGCCCGCTGCCGGCACCGTGTGCTTCCCTTGCAGCCACCCCTTCGGCGTGAAGCTGCTGGCGCTCTGTAAGGAGGAGACCAGGAAGTCCAAGGATGTGCAGAAGCTGCGGTCGGGCGTCGCCGTGTAAGTTCAAGCGGGACACACCGGGGCTCACGGTCGGCACCGGGCCTGTCGGGGGGACCTGGGCCGCGGCGTCGGGCAGCCGGGGTGGGTGCTGACTGCCGGCTGCTCCCCGCCTGTCGCCCGCAGGTTCTGTGGGATGGTGCAGTTCCCGGGGGACGTGAGGAGGAAGGTTCTCCTGCAGTTGTGCCTCCTGCTGTGCCACCCGTTCCCTGTGGTGAGTGTGCGGCCGccccgggtggggggtggggtgggggtcacaCCGGGCCAGGCAGGTGCCTGAGCCACCAGAGGCCGGTTCTGCTGGCTGAGGGCGTCCTCCGGCTCCTGCCGCCGAGCTTCACCCGGGCGGGCGTCCTCCGGCTCGGGCTGCCCTGCCTGCCGGCCGCACCCTGCACTGGGGCCCGGAGCTCGGCAGGCAGCTCTGCGGGCAGCGCGGGGTGGCCTGGCTTCTCCCCGTGAGGCGGCCACGGGGCACCCGGCCAGGTGGGGTCGGACCCCAGGCCCGCTCCCCGAGCAGCTTGCGCAGTGGGTGTGAGCAGTGTCAGGTgcccctcctggccccgccccgccaggccccgccactgacccgccctgccctgcccagatCCGGAAGAGCACGGCGAGCCAGGTGTACGAGATGCTGCTCACCTACGGGGACGTGCTGCCTGACGGCGTCCTGGAGGAGGTCATGGCTGTGCTGGGCGCCACGGCCTGGTGAGTGCCAGGGCCCTTCCCGCCTTCCCCGGGATTGCAGaaccccgcccctgcccgccccagccccaccccagcccccacccctgtcccccccgcccccgcccccgcccgaggACCTGCAGCGCCCACCCACAGGTGCCCACAGGTGCCCGCTCGTACCCGAGGGCTGGGCGGGCGCCTCCCATCCGGCTGGGGAGACACGCAGGGGCGGTGTCCTGTCCACTACTGGTTCACTTCGGTGGACTCTGCGCCGGGGGCTCTGGGAGCTGCAGGGTCGTGGGGTCGCAGCCTGGGAGGTGGTTGAGCCTCCGCGGGGACGCACCTGGCGCCGTGGCCTCCAAGGGCAGAGGGCGTGCAGCGCTGGACCCCCCGCAGGTGCCAGGCACCAGGCTCTGGGAGGCGGCCCGTGGACCTCGGCTCGGCCGTGGTGGAAAGGCCCACGTGGCCACATCCACACATCAAAGTGGACGAGGTGTCCCCGAGGTGGAGACCCGGCTCCCTCCCGTCTTGGGGGTCCCTCAAGGCCGGGACGGCCCCAGGGCCGGGACAGCACGGCCCAAGCTCAGTGTCACAGACACACGGGCACCCGGcgctgctcctcccccacctcgTTCTTCTGTTGAAAAAAGTTCCAAACGATTTTAAGctgctggtatttttttttattctgaaatgaaatttaatctttatttttagtgaaaatgATAAACAGCTTTCCAAGTACAGTAGAACTTTAAAacccgcccgcccacctccctggGTTCCCCGCCTCCAGTTTCCCGAGGAGGAGCAGGGCCTGCAGCACCCACCGCGGGGGCATGCCCCGTGCTCTCCCCCTGGACTCCTAAGCCGGGCTCCTGGGGTCTGCACCCCGGCAGCCTGAGCACGGAGCTTGCGGGAGGCTGGACGCACACGCCGAGGGCCCCACGGCTGAAgctgctcctcccccccacccagggacGCGGAGCTCCCAGTCGTGAGAGCCCAGCGGAACCGCCTGTGTGACCTCCTCGGCGTGCCCCGA
The sequence above is drawn from the Vulpes vulpes isolate BD-2025 unplaced genomic scaffold, VulVul3 u000000883, whole genome shotgun sequence genome and encodes:
- the LOC140597657 gene encoding tubulin-specific chaperone D-like isoform X1, producing MLDQMLANGCFDLFTAEQDHPFGVKLLALCKEETRKSKDVQKLRSGVAVFCGMVQFPGDVRRKVLLQLCLLLCHPFPVIRKSTASQVYEMLLTYGDVLPDGVLEEVMAVLGATAWDAELPVVRAQRNRLCDLLGVPRPQLVPKVTAGLGHARTPGPPCAAPPGAHPELASGALWSSRPLAGCLGSRVPRAGGSTRCPVGTTARTGSLPGGWPSRAVSPQWSWWRLSSLLPPDLVSTVTVSLESRPRVPGAR
- the LOC140597657 gene encoding tubulin-specific chaperone D-like isoform X2: MLDQMLANGCFDLFTAEQDHPFGVKLLALCKEETRKSKDVQKLRSGVAVFCGMVQFPGDVRRKVLLQLCLLLCHPFPVIRKSTASQVYEMLLTYGDVLPDGVLEEVMAVLGATAWDAELPVVRAQRNRLCDLLGVPRPQLVPKPGTG